One bacterium genomic window carries:
- a CDS encoding Fic/DOC family N-terminal domain-containing protein — MPKWEASLRRQARLRNTHSSTAIEGNNLTLEQVEVLAAGKEVVATEKDKKEVLNYLEALE, encoded by the coding sequence GTGCCCAAATGGGAAGCGTCACTGCGCAGGCAGGCAAGGCTTCGTAATACCCATTCATCCACTGCTATTGAAGGTAACAATCTTACTCTTGAGCAAGTCGAAGTATTGGCTGCCGGCAAAGAAGTTGTCGCTACGGAGAAAGACAAAAAGGAGGTGCTCAATTACCTTGAGGCACTGGAATAA